One genomic segment of Photobacterium sp. DA100 includes these proteins:
- a CDS encoding PAS-domain containing protein has protein sequence MAQGWIVVPVTLAYLGLLFWIAWYGDRKKQWMSRWRPWIYCLSIAVYCTSWTFYGTVGQASQNIWSFLPIYIAPILVFTFFWRVLARLILIAKREHITSIADFIAARYGKSQGLAVLVTLIAVVGILPYIALQLRGITMGLELVAPGLGQDMAHPEGKSTVDTAWVVTVALAVFTVLFGTRHIDSTEHHRGMMMAVAFESIIKLVAFLVVGVFAVALLFDIPDLPAASRELLQPATPHVGSLLIHTLFTMAAIICLPRQFHTTVVENERAQDLHRARWVFPGYLLLMGIFVIPLALAGQVWLPHIAADTYVINLPLLHGAEGIALLAFLGGTSAASGMVIVSTIALAIMVSNDLVLPLLLRRMRISGRNYHAFSGILLNIRRGLILLLLLAAWGFYQALGEIPSLSAIGLLSFAAIAQFAPALLGGIYWREGNRNGVYAGLLGGVAVWGVTMMGQTNMLAGTAQTNILLWLLTPPDWPLLGDLSSVDWGMLLSLLVNIGLYVSVSLLSRSSLTERLQAASFVGAPLPESGDSSLYQTRVTVAELEMLAARFVGRKRIRHAFRQFGEQRHEALLPQQQASATLIRHTERVLAGVFGASSARLVLTSALQGRKMQLEEVATIVDEASELFDFSRGLLQGAIEHISQGIAVVDKQLRLVAWNQRYLELFTFPPGLIQVGRPIADVIRHNAELGLCGPGDPESHVAKRVEHLQRGTAHTSSRIRPDGQVIEVQGNPMPGGGFVMSFTDITEFRNAEKALQEANETLEERVRQRTSELERLNRQLVSATQQAELQAHSKGRFLAAVSHDLMQPLNAARLFSSSLAEVAKESEAAKLARHIESALGAAEDLIGDLLDVSRLESGKLQVNVYAFRISEVLDTLSAEFGALAREQGIIFEVVPCNAVIHSDPKLLRRALQNFLTNAFRYNPKGKVVLGVRRRGSHLQVEVWDNGPGIPEEKQAHIFDEFTRIERSGVDHGLGLGLAIARGISRVLDHSLSLRSWPGKGTVFSLGVRRGILASVPEKPEAAAKPQAPLAGLKVLCVDNEPDILLGMETLLARWGCEIRLAETVTVAMQQLGDGWQPDFILSDYHLTGGETGLQVLQQCTLKLGKCFRGAVISADRTEETKAMIEGHGFSFISKPVKPLKLRALLNQHQKARAY, from the coding sequence ATGGCACAGGGATGGATTGTCGTGCCGGTCACATTGGCCTATCTGGGACTGTTGTTCTGGATAGCCTGGTACGGAGACCGAAAAAAACAGTGGATGTCACGTTGGCGGCCGTGGATTTACTGCCTGTCGATTGCCGTATACTGCACCTCCTGGACCTTTTACGGCACGGTTGGCCAAGCCAGCCAGAATATCTGGTCCTTCCTTCCTATCTACATCGCGCCGATTTTGGTGTTCACTTTCTTCTGGCGGGTGCTCGCCAGGTTGATCCTGATCGCCAAGCGTGAACACATTACCTCCATTGCCGACTTTATTGCGGCCCGTTACGGGAAGTCGCAGGGGCTCGCTGTACTGGTCACGCTGATTGCCGTGGTCGGTATATTGCCGTATATCGCCCTGCAGCTGCGCGGGATCACCATGGGGCTGGAGCTGGTTGCTCCGGGATTGGGCCAGGACATGGCGCACCCCGAGGGGAAAAGCACGGTCGATACCGCTTGGGTGGTGACGGTGGCCTTGGCTGTTTTTACCGTGCTGTTTGGTACCCGCCATATCGACAGTACCGAGCACCACCGCGGCATGATGATGGCAGTAGCGTTCGAATCCATTATCAAGCTGGTGGCGTTCTTGGTCGTCGGGGTGTTTGCCGTGGCTTTGCTGTTTGATATTCCCGATCTGCCAGCGGCCAGCCGCGAGTTACTCCAGCCTGCCACCCCCCATGTCGGCAGTTTGCTGATCCACACCTTGTTCACTATGGCAGCGATCATCTGCTTGCCGCGCCAGTTCCATACCACGGTAGTCGAGAACGAAAGGGCACAGGATCTGCATCGGGCGCGTTGGGTGTTCCCGGGCTACCTGCTGCTGATGGGGATTTTTGTCATTCCGCTGGCGCTGGCCGGCCAGGTGTGGCTGCCTCATATCGCCGCTGATACTTATGTGATCAATTTGCCGCTGCTGCATGGTGCGGAAGGTATTGCCCTGCTGGCATTTCTGGGCGGAACCTCGGCCGCCAGCGGGATGGTGATCGTATCGACTATCGCTCTGGCCATCATGGTCTCTAATGACTTGGTGTTGCCGTTGCTGCTGCGCCGTATGCGCATCTCCGGCCGTAACTACCATGCCTTTTCGGGGATCCTGCTCAATATTCGCCGGGGGCTGATCTTGCTGCTGCTGCTGGCCGCCTGGGGTTTTTACCAGGCGCTCGGTGAGATCCCCTCGCTGTCTGCGATCGGCTTGCTGTCCTTTGCCGCCATTGCCCAGTTCGCCCCAGCACTCTTGGGCGGGATCTACTGGCGGGAAGGTAACCGCAACGGTGTTTATGCCGGATTGCTGGGCGGGGTTGCGGTATGGGGCGTGACCATGATGGGGCAGACCAATATGCTGGCCGGTACGGCGCAAACCAATATCCTGCTATGGCTGCTCACGCCACCGGATTGGCCGTTGCTCGGAGACCTGTCTAGTGTTGACTGGGGCATGCTGCTGAGCCTGCTGGTTAATATCGGTCTTTATGTTAGTGTGTCCTTACTTTCTCGCTCTAGCCTGACAGAAAGACTGCAAGCGGCCTCATTTGTTGGCGCGCCGCTGCCGGAGAGTGGTGACAGCAGCCTGTACCAGACCCGGGTTACCGTTGCTGAGCTGGAAATGCTGGCGGCGAGGTTTGTCGGCCGCAAGCGTATCCGCCATGCCTTCCGCCAGTTTGGCGAACAGCGCCATGAAGCCCTGCTGCCACAGCAGCAGGCATCTGCGACCCTGATCCGCCATACCGAACGGGTATTGGCAGGGGTCTTCGGTGCCTCTTCCGCTCGCCTGGTGCTGACTTCGGCCCTACAAGGGCGCAAAATGCAGCTGGAGGAAGTGGCAACCATTGTCGACGAGGCATCGGAGCTGTTTGATTTCAGCCGCGGCCTGCTGCAGGGGGCAATTGAGCATATCAGTCAGGGAATTGCGGTGGTCGACAAGCAGCTGCGGCTGGTGGCATGGAACCAGCGCTACCTGGAATTGTTTACTTTTCCGCCCGGCCTCATTCAGGTCGGCAGGCCGATTGCCGATGTGATCCGCCACAACGCTGAATTAGGATTATGCGGTCCGGGTGATCCTGAGAGCCACGTCGCCAAGCGGGTCGAGCACCTACAGCGCGGCACGGCACATACCTCGTCGCGCATCCGTCCTGATGGTCAGGTGATTGAAGTGCAAGGCAACCCGATGCCCGGCGGCGGGTTTGTCATGAGCTTTACCGATATCACCGAGTTCCGGAATGCCGAGAAAGCCCTGCAGGAAGCTAATGAAACCCTGGAAGAACGAGTCCGTCAGCGAACCAGTGAGCTCGAGCGCCTCAACCGCCAACTGGTCAGTGCAACCCAGCAAGCTGAACTGCAGGCCCATTCCAAGGGACGGTTTCTGGCCGCGGTCAGCCATGACTTGATGCAGCCGCTCAATGCCGCCCGGCTGTTCTCGTCCTCGCTGGCGGAAGTGGCCAAAGAGTCGGAAGCAGCCAAGCTGGCCCGCCATATCGAAAGCGCTCTCGGCGCGGCGGAAGATTTGATTGGCGATTTGCTGGATGTGTCCCGACTGGAGTCCGGCAAACTGCAGGTCAATGTCTATGCCTTTCGGATCAGCGAGGTACTCGATACCCTGAGTGCCGAGTTCGGTGCTTTGGCCCGCGAGCAGGGGATCATCTTCGAAGTCGTTCCCTGCAATGCGGTGATCCATTCGGACCCTAAATTGCTGCGCCGGGCGTTGCAGAACTTTCTCACCAATGCGTTTCGTTATAACCCGAAGGGCAAGGTGGTGTTGGGGGTGCGCCGCCGTGGTAGCCACCTGCAAGTCGAGGTGTGGGATAACGGGCCTGGCATTCCCGAGGAAAAGCAGGCCCATATCTTTGATGAATTTACCCGGATCGAGCGCAGCGGTGTCGATCACGGTTTGGGGTTGGGCCTTGCCATTGCCCGCGGGATCAGCCGGGTGCTGGACCATTCCTTGTCGCTGCGCTCATGGCCGGGCAAGGGCACGGTGTTTTCACTTGGGGTGCGTCGGGGGATATTGGCCTCCGTACCAGAGAAACCAGAGGCAGCAGCCAAGCCGCAGGCACCATTGGCCGGCCTCAAGGTGCTGTGCGTGGATAACGAACCGGATATCCTGCTGGGGATGGAAACCTTGCTGGCCCGCTGGGGCTGCGAGATCCGCTTGGCCGAAACGGTGACCGTGGCCATGCAGCAGCTTGGCGATGGCTGGCAGCCCGATTTCATCTTGAGTGATTACCATCTCACCGGCGGTGAAACCGGCCTGCAGGTCTTGCAGCAATGCACCCTGAAGCTCGGGAAGTGTTTCCGCGGCGCGGTGATCAGTGCGGACCGAACCGAGGAGACCAAGGCGATGATTGAGGGGCACGGCTTTAGTTTCATCAGCAAGCCGGTCAAGCCGCTCAAGCTGCGGGCGCTGCTCAACCAGCACCAAAAAGCGCGTGCTTATTAG
- a CDS encoding 3-phenylpropionate MFS transporter has protein sequence MFRSSPYGWTSQYLLGFFFNYGVYLPFWALWLAHLGVSASNIGLLLGLGFGVRCLANLVLTPRIHKVEHLIPALRGFGLAALISCIAYIYCGGSLWALTIITVIYNMMVGPIVPLSDALANHYAKEGHLDYGRTRLWGSIAFIAGSTVVGLLAAQYSPDVIPWVAAAGLVGSLLLGMRQPTILPVSDPGSHDQPRPALMQLLRDPAVLRFLTIIALLQGSHAAYYSFSAIYWKEVGFSEDVIGYLWSFSVVAEVAVFAMSKRLFAGWSVVGMFRLAAVGVLIRWGITASMTELPLLIAAQALHGVTFAACHLATIRYIQKAQSNQMVALQALYNALPMGAFMALMTALSGWLYGLWGANIFWLMAAMGIPALLMKVEPKARRQFAQASEVADNQ, from the coding sequence ATGTTTCGTAGTAGCCCTTACGGTTGGACCTCGCAGTACCTGCTGGGGTTTTTCTTTAATTATGGTGTGTATCTGCCGTTCTGGGCGCTGTGGCTAGCGCATCTGGGGGTGAGTGCCTCCAATATCGGTTTGTTGCTGGGGCTGGGCTTTGGTGTCCGCTGCCTGGCCAATCTGGTGCTTACCCCGCGTATCCATAAAGTCGAGCATCTTATTCCTGCCCTGCGCGGCTTTGGTTTGGCGGCGTTGATCAGCTGTATTGCCTATATCTATTGTGGCGGAAGTTTGTGGGCACTTACCATCATAACGGTGATTTATAACATGATGGTGGGGCCGATCGTGCCGCTCTCGGACGCCTTGGCCAACCACTACGCCAAAGAAGGCCACCTCGACTATGGTCGAACCCGCCTGTGGGGCTCGATTGCTTTTATTGCAGGCTCTACCGTGGTGGGTTTGCTGGCGGCGCAGTACAGCCCGGATGTGATCCCTTGGGTGGCGGCCGCAGGTTTGGTCGGGTCTCTACTGCTGGGCATGCGCCAGCCAACCATCCTGCCGGTATCCGATCCGGGCAGCCACGATCAGCCGCGTCCTGCCCTGATGCAGTTACTGCGTGACCCTGCGGTCCTTCGCTTTCTGACCATCATCGCCTTGTTGCAGGGCAGTCATGCCGCTTATTACAGCTTCAGTGCGATCTACTGGAAAGAAGTGGGTTTCAGCGAAGATGTGATCGGTTATCTGTGGAGCTTCTCGGTGGTGGCGGAAGTGGCGGTGTTTGCCATGAGCAAGCGCCTTTTTGCCGGTTGGTCAGTGGTGGGGATGTTCCGCCTGGCCGCTGTCGGCGTGCTGATCCGCTGGGGGATCACCGCCAGTATGACCGAATTGCCTTTGCTGATCGCAGCTCAGGCTCTGCACGGTGTGACGTTCGCCGCTTGCCATCTGGCAACTATCCGTTATATCCAGAAAGCACAGAGCAACCAGATGGTCGCCTTGCAGGCGTTGTATAACGCCCTGCCGATGGGGGCTTTCATGGCATTGATGACTGCCTTGAGTGGTTGGCTGTACGGTTTGTGGGGAGCCAACATCTTCTGGTTGATGGCCGCGATGGGGATCCCGGCGCTGCTGATGAAAGTCGAGCCGAAGGCACGACGCCAGTTTGCCCAAGCGAGTGAAGTGGCCGACAACCAGTAA
- a CDS encoding DUF294 nucleotidyltransferase-like domain-containing protein yields MSDSFDTSLPPFDRLSNEQQQRLVDSLDVAYYRHGDILIEAGKPSEQLYIIIKGSVEESAADGSEIYAHYTSDDLFDVRSQLESTCRHRYTALEDTLCYLVPKSLFLDLYRSNSQFATYFDTSLARRQQLLEEAQRQQNLAEFILTRVDSSNIQPCLILPRSCDLYAATVQLQQQGMDAALVEAGDNQPYGIITRTNLLHAVMLDDLPAATAIGDVATSPVISVSKGDYLFNAMLAMTRHKVKRVSVTDGTELVGMLDLTQVLSLFSTHSHVLTLRIARATTVEELSLAASSQSRLVATLFNNGIHTRFVMELIAAVNEQIIEKAFRLVVPQAMQNHCCLIVMGSEGRGEQILKTDQDNALIIEDGVEWPGLSETMDTLTHTLHQLGYPLCPGKVMVNNPKWVKHQSEWLHTLKEFARKGTENEMMDLAILADSYAVAGNPGLLAPIKQQLHRQMAEQELLLTTFTRPALRFSVPLSLFGKLKAGKDGLDIKRGGIFPIVHGVRALALEHSIEANNTFIRLEQLAQHKVLETETASNLSEALKLFIKLRLRQQLDIPAGGLQQHLDVERLNRADRDLLRHSLHVVKKFKEWLGYHYQIRD; encoded by the coding sequence ATGTCCGACAGCTTTGATACCTCCCTGCCCCCCTTTGACCGCCTGAGTAACGAGCAGCAACAACGCCTGGTCGACTCGCTGGATGTAGCCTATTACCGCCACGGGGATATCCTGATCGAAGCCGGCAAACCGAGCGAGCAGCTTTACATCATCATCAAGGGCAGCGTCGAGGAAAGTGCCGCTGACGGCAGTGAAATCTATGCCCACTACACCAGCGATGATCTGTTCGACGTTCGCTCCCAGCTCGAATCAACCTGCCGCCACCGCTATACCGCACTGGAAGATACCCTGTGCTACCTGGTTCCGAAATCGCTGTTTCTCGATCTCTACCGCAGCAACAGCCAGTTCGCGACCTACTTCGATACCAGCCTTGCCCGCCGCCAGCAGTTGCTGGAAGAAGCCCAGCGCCAGCAGAACTTGGCCGAGTTCATCCTGACCCGGGTCGATAGCAGCAATATCCAGCCCTGTCTGATCCTGCCACGAAGCTGCGACTTGTACGCCGCGACCGTGCAGTTGCAGCAGCAGGGCATGGATGCCGCCTTGGTCGAAGCCGGAGACAACCAACCTTACGGCATCATAACCCGCACCAATTTGCTCCATGCCGTCATGCTCGACGATCTGCCCGCCGCCACCGCCATTGGTGACGTCGCTACGAGCCCGGTGATCAGCGTCAGTAAAGGCGACTACCTGTTCAATGCCATGCTGGCGATGACCCGGCACAAGGTCAAGCGAGTGTCGGTCACCGACGGTACCGAGTTGGTCGGGATGCTGGATCTGACCCAGGTACTGAGCCTGTTCTCCACCCACTCCCATGTCCTGACCCTGAGAATCGCCCGCGCCACCACCGTCGAGGAACTGTCGCTAGCGGCCAGCAGCCAGTCCCGGCTGGTGGCGACCCTGTTCAACAACGGCATCCATACCCGTTTCGTGATGGAGCTGATCGCTGCGGTCAATGAGCAAATCATCGAAAAAGCCTTTCGCCTGGTGGTTCCGCAGGCAATGCAGAACCACTGTTGCCTGATCGTGATGGGCTCGGAAGGCCGGGGGGAACAAATTCTCAAAACCGATCAGGACAATGCCCTGATCATCGAAGACGGTGTCGAATGGCCGGGGCTGAGCGAGACCATGGACACCCTGACCCACACCCTGCACCAACTGGGCTACCCGCTCTGCCCAGGCAAGGTGATGGTCAACAATCCCAAATGGGTCAAGCACCAGAGTGAGTGGTTACACACCCTGAAGGAGTTTGCCCGCAAAGGCACCGAGAACGAAATGATGGATTTGGCGATCCTCGCCGACAGCTATGCCGTCGCCGGTAATCCAGGCCTGCTGGCCCCTATCAAGCAACAGCTGCATCGTCAGATGGCCGAGCAAGAGCTACTGCTGACCACCTTCACCCGTCCGGCTTTGCGTTTTAGTGTTCCGTTGTCATTGTTTGGCAAGCTGAAGGCCGGCAAGGATGGGCTGGATATCAAGCGCGGCGGGATCTTCCCTATTGTGCACGGCGTCAGGGCACTGGCGCTAGAGCATAGTATCGAGGCCAACAATACATTCATCCGGCTGGAGCAATTGGCACAGCACAAGGTGCTGGAAACCGAGACCGCCTCCAACCTCAGCGAAGCATTGAAGCTGTTTATCAAACTGCGGCTGCGCCAGCAACTGGATATTCCTGCTGGTGGGTTACAGCAGCATCTCGATGTCGAGCGGCTCAACCGTGCCGACCGTGACTTGCTGCGTCACAGCCTGCATGTGGTGAAAAAGTTTAAGGAATGGCTCGGGTATCACTACCAGATCCGTGACTAG
- a CDS encoding 3'-5' exonuclease, with product MNTLKRWWYRHKFKHSEFEPLFSRYRGTELVSLDCETTSLDPHSAELVTIAATRILDNRILTSQSIHLTLRAPASLDAGSVAIHRIRHQDLNQGLEEGLALDKLLAFIGNRPLVGYHIRYDKTILDRYFRRHFGFPLPNKTIEVSHLYHEQLERQLPNAYFDLSLEAISRHLDLPVPPRHDALQDAIAAAMIYVRLKHGDLPHPVARQA from the coding sequence ATCAATACCCTTAAACGCTGGTGGTATCGCCACAAATTCAAACATAGCGAGTTCGAGCCGCTGTTTTCCCGCTATCGCGGCACAGAGCTGGTCTCGCTCGACTGCGAGACCACCAGCCTGGATCCGCACAGTGCCGAGCTAGTGACCATTGCCGCGACCCGGATCCTGGATAACCGTATCCTGACCAGCCAGTCTATCCACCTGACCCTGCGGGCTCCGGCCAGCCTCGATGCCGGCTCAGTCGCCATCCACCGCATCCGTCACCAGGATCTCAACCAGGGACTGGAAGAAGGACTGGCACTGGACAAACTACTGGCGTTTATCGGCAACCGGCCCCTGGTTGGCTACCATATCCGTTATGACAAGACGATCCTCGACCGCTACTTCCGCCGCCACTTCGGCTTCCCGCTGCCCAATAAGACCATCGAGGTCAGCCATCTCTACCACGAGCAGCTCGAACGCCAGTTGCCTAATGCCTATTTCGATCTCAGCCTCGAGGCGATCAGCCGCCACCTCGACCTGCCGGTACCGCCGCGCCACGACGCCCTCCAGGATGCGATTGCCGCCGCGATGATCTACGTTCGGCTAAAACACGGCGACCTGCCTCATCCTGTCGCCAGACAAGCGTGA
- the acs gene encoding acetate--CoA ligase, whose amino-acid sequence MSEVHVYPVNQDIAANAHVTDEQYREMYQQSVINPEGFWREHGQIVDWIKPFSQVKNTSFDTGHVSISWFQDGTLNVSANCIDRHLATRGDQPAIIWEGDDPADDATLTYNQLHEQVCQFANALKSQGVRKGDVVCLYMPMVAEAAVAMLACTRIGAVHTIVFGGFSPEALAGRITDSNAKVVVTADEGIRGGRAVPLKKNVDDALANDEVTSVEKVIVFKRTGGNVEWDSSRDVWWHEATAVASSHCEPEEMNAEDPLFILYTSGSTGKPKGVLHTTGGYLVYATMTFKYVFDYQEGDIYWCTADVGWITGHSYLVYGPLANGATTLLFEGVPNYPSTSRMSEVVDKHNVNILYTAPTAIRALMAKGDEAIAGTQRSSLRIMGSVGEPINPEAWEWYHRTIGDSRCPIVDTWWQTETGGILITPLPGATALKPGSATRPFFGVQPALVDNMGNILDGATEGNLVMIDSWPGQMRTLWGDHERFEQTYFSTFKGMYFTGDGARRDEDGYYWITGRVDDVLNISGHRMGTAEIESALVAFDKIAEAAIVGVPHDIKGQAIYAYITLNDGEIPSAELHKEVKDWVRKEIGPIATPDFLHWTDALPKTRSGKIMRRILRKIATGDTATLGDTSTLADPSVVEKLIAEKQKVL is encoded by the coding sequence ATGAGTGAGGTTCATGTGTATCCAGTAAACCAGGACATCGCAGCCAACGCCCATGTTACCGACGAGCAGTACCGTGAAATGTACCAGCAGTCTGTGATCAATCCGGAAGGCTTCTGGCGCGAGCACGGCCAAATAGTCGACTGGATCAAGCCATTCAGCCAGGTCAAGAACACCTCGTTCGATACCGGCCACGTCAGCATCAGTTGGTTCCAGGACGGCACCCTCAACGTGTCTGCCAACTGTATTGACCGCCACCTGGCAACCCGCGGCGACCAGCCGGCCATTATCTGGGAAGGCGACGATCCGGCCGATGATGCCACCCTCACTTACAACCAGCTGCATGAACAGGTCTGTCAGTTCGCCAACGCCCTGAAGAGCCAAGGCGTGCGCAAGGGCGATGTGGTTTGCCTTTACATGCCAATGGTTGCCGAAGCCGCTGTAGCCATGCTGGCTTGTACCCGCATTGGTGCGGTCCATACGATTGTATTCGGTGGTTTCTCGCCAGAAGCTCTAGCCGGCCGTATTACCGACTCCAACGCCAAGGTCGTGGTCACGGCTGATGAGGGGATCCGTGGCGGCCGAGCGGTGCCGCTGAAGAAAAATGTCGATGATGCCCTTGCCAACGACGAGGTCACCAGCGTCGAGAAAGTGATTGTGTTCAAGCGCACCGGCGGCAACGTTGAGTGGGACAGCAGCCGTGATGTCTGGTGGCACGAAGCTACGGCCGTTGCATCTTCCCATTGCGAACCAGAAGAAATGAATGCCGAAGATCCGCTGTTCATCCTCTACACCTCGGGCTCAACCGGCAAACCGAAAGGCGTACTGCACACCACCGGCGGCTACCTGGTGTATGCCACCATGACCTTCAAATATGTGTTTGACTACCAGGAAGGCGATATCTACTGGTGTACCGCGGATGTGGGCTGGATCACCGGCCACAGCTACCTGGTTTACGGTCCGCTGGCTAACGGGGCCACCACACTGCTGTTTGAGGGTGTGCCGAACTACCCGTCTACCAGCCGGATGAGCGAAGTGGTCGACAAGCACAACGTCAATATCCTCTATACCGCACCGACGGCAATCCGTGCCCTGATGGCAAAAGGCGACGAGGCCATTGCCGGTACTCAGCGCTCATCACTGCGCATCATGGGGTCGGTCGGCGAGCCAATCAACCCTGAGGCCTGGGAGTGGTACCACCGCACCATCGGTGACAGCCGCTGCCCGATTGTCGATACCTGGTGGCAGACCGAAACCGGCGGTATTTTGATCACCCCGCTACCGGGTGCAACAGCCCTCAAGCCTGGCTCAGCTACCCGCCCGTTCTTCGGGGTACAGCCTGCGCTGGTGGATAACATGGGTAACATTCTCGACGGAGCCACCGAGGGCAACTTAGTGATGATCGACTCCTGGCCGGGCCAAATGCGCACCCTGTGGGGCGATCACGAGCGCTTCGAGCAGACCTACTTCTCGACTTTCAAGGGCATGTACTTTACCGGTGACGGCGCCCGCCGTGACGAAGACGGCTATTACTGGATCACCGGCCGTGTCGATGACGTCCTGAACATTTCCGGCCACCGCATGGGGACCGCGGAAATCGAATCGGCGCTGGTGGCCTTCGACAAGATTGCCGAAGCGGCGATTGTCGGGGTACCGCATGATATCAAGGGGCAGGCGATCTACGCCTATATCACCCTCAACGATGGCGAGATCCCATCCGCCGAGCTGCACAAAGAAGTCAAAGACTGGGTACGCAAAGAGATCGGCCCGATTGCCACCCCTGACTTCCTGCACTGGACCGATGCGCTGCCGAAAACCCGCTCGGGCAAAATCATGCGCCGTATCCTGCGTAAAATTGCCACCGGCGACACGGCGACACTGGGGGATACCTCAACCCTGGCTGACCCAAGCGTGGTAGAGAAGCTGATCGCAGAAAAGCAGAAAGTGCTATAA
- the aroQ gene encoding type II 3-dehydroquinate dehydratase, whose product MSTVQRILLINGPNLNLLGLREPGHYGQQSLAQIVTHLTAKATELGVTLDHIQSNAEHEIIDAIHQAHGTVDFILINPAAFTHTSVAIRDALLGVSIPFIEIHLSNVHAREPFRHHSYLSDKAIGVICGLGPDGYEFALQAAVRRLQADAN is encoded by the coding sequence ATGTCGACCGTTCAACGAATTTTACTGATCAATGGCCCGAACCTGAACCTGCTGGGTTTACGCGAACCGGGACATTACGGCCAGCAATCACTGGCACAGATCGTAACGCACTTAACTGCCAAAGCTACCGAGTTAGGCGTGACGCTAGACCATATCCAATCGAACGCGGAACACGAGATTATCGATGCGATCCACCAAGCCCACGGCACGGTCGATTTTATCCTGATCAATCCGGCTGCCTTTACCCACACCAGTGTCGCGATCCGTGATGCGCTGTTGGGCGTCAGCATCCCGTTCATTGAAATACACCTGTCTAATGTTCATGCCCGGGAACCATTCCGCCACCACTCCTACCTGTCAGACAAGGCTATCGGGGTGATCTGCGGCCTGGGCCCAGATGGTTATGAATTCGCCCTGCAAGCTGCGGTCCGCCGCCTGCAAGCAGACGCCAACTGA
- the accB gene encoding acetyl-CoA carboxylase biotin carboxyl carrier protein translates to MDIRKIKKLIELVEESGIAELEISEGEESVRISRATAPVAAPAQVIAAPAPVAAPAAPAAAPAAEAPAAAAAPAGHQVLSPMVGSFYRAPSPDAKPFVEVGQTVNVGDTLCIVEAMKMMNQIEADKAGTVVAILAEDGDAVEFDQPLVIIE, encoded by the coding sequence ATGGATATTCGTAAAATCAAAAAACTGATTGAGCTAGTAGAAGAATCTGGTATTGCCGAACTGGAAATCTCTGAAGGTGAAGAGTCGGTACGCATCAGCCGTGCTACTGCCCCAGTAGCGGCGCCTGCTCAGGTGATTGCCGCTCCTGCACCAGTTGCAGCACCAGCCGCTCCGGCAGCCGCACCAGCTGCAGAAGCTCCAGCCGCCGCTGCCGCGCCAGCTGGCCATCAGGTTCTATCGCCAATGGTAGGTAGCTTCTACCGCGCGCCTAGCCCAGATGCGAAACCATTTGTTGAAGTCGGCCAGACTGTCAATGTCGGTGATACCCTATGTATCGTCGAAGCAATGAAGATGATGAACCAGATCGAAGCTGACAAAGCCGGTACTGTAGTAGCTATCTTGGCAGAAGACGGCGACGCCGTTGAGTTCGACCAGCCGCTAGTTATCATCGAGTAA